Part of the Bacillota bacterium genome, GGATGCCTTAGGCCGTGACTACCTCTAGCTAGACTAGGTAGATAGTGTGTTCAAGTGTCCGCCCCTTGCCCTTGGGTCAGGGACGGGCATTTTTCTATAGGTATCAGTCGATCTGAAGTGGAATTAGTAGAAGGAGGGAGGCGAACAGGTTTGCAGGTAGACTTTACAGGGTTGAGACTACACCATGAGACCTTCGAGGACATCAGCTTTTCTGGAGTATCCTTTGAAGAAGCGGAACTGCATCATTGCAGATTTATTCGGTGTGATTTCTCCTCAGCGCGGATGCCGGAGTGCAGGACTGAATCCAGTCACTTTGAGGACTGCAACTTCAACAATGCGTCCTTAGGGGGTTCTCAGCACCGATTTACCAGCTTTACTAACTGTACATTTTCTAGGGCAGTGATGTTTGGGGCTGTGTTCCACCATTGCCGCTTATTGGGAAGCAGCTTTGCATCAGCGGTTCTTTCGGGGTGCACTATCTTTGGAGGCGATTGGTCCTTCGTCGATTTGCAGTATCAAGACCTGAGTAATCAGCGACTGGGCCCGATCCAGTTGGTGGAGGCTGATCTGCGGGCATGTAACTTGGAAGAGGCCGATCTGCAAGGAGCAAATCTATCACGGGCCAATCTCTCACAGGCTCGCTTGAGGGGAGCGAACCTGAGACAGACCCGGGTCGAGGGTACGGATCTGCGCAATGTGGATCTGCGTGGAGTCAAGATTGATGTACCCTTTGCCGTCGCCTATGCCAAGGCTCTGGGCGCTGTACTTGAGTAGATGGCCGGTAAGCATAAAAGGAGGATGTTATATATGGTTTTATCCTTCCTCCTCCTCCCTTCAGGAGCAGCGGCTAGTACCCTTGTACTGGAATGGAAAGACGAAGAAACTCCTTTGGCTGTCCTACGA contains:
- a CDS encoding pentapeptide repeat-containing protein, with the translated sequence MQVDFTGLRLHHETFEDISFSGVSFEEAELHHCRFIRCDFSSARMPECRTESSHFEDCNFNNASLGGSQHRFTSFTNCTFSRAVMFGAVFHHCRLLGSSFASAVLSGCTIFGGDWSFVDLQYQDLSNQRLGPIQLVEADLRACNLEEADLQGANLSRANLSQARLRGANLRQTRVEGTDLRNVDLRGVKIDVPFAVAYAKALGAVLE